A part of Candidatus Electrothrix aestuarii genomic DNA contains:
- a CDS encoding ISKra4 family transposase — MYSPCHLTESNIEHYLPSFEALDKLASHISGIEFSTSSFGDVEAVIQQKGQEIIRQLAQGYLSQRSAEEEKKEFVLGEDGIRRNRRRTDCTRKIESRFGEVELSRIGYYGQFVGSVFPLDAELNLPPDKYSHGLRSEIAHLTAVASFDETLEFLERQGGGILPKRQLQEVSADIVRDFKEFHKQPLDLSSVMGSILVITADGKGVSMHNQDLRPAAKKQAEKDQDKKKARLQPGEKKGRKRMATVVSVYDTSPYQRTPEQLLSIDGEVAPERPEIKNKRVWAEIREDMGNALDQGFREALRRDPEQEMEWVVLIDGQTDLVRQVEVQAEKHDVKVTVIQDFIHVVEYLWKAVHALYPEKENAEKREKWVQGRTLEILKGNAQSVASGLRRAATRRGLDENKRIPVDTAANYIKKNQKRLRYEEAF; from the coding sequence ATGTACAGCCCCTGTCACCTTACGGAAAGCAATATTGAGCATTATCTTCCGTCTTTTGAAGCACTTGATAAACTGGCGTCCCATATATCCGGTATAGAATTCTCCACATCCTCTTTCGGAGACGTGGAAGCAGTTATTCAACAGAAAGGACAGGAAATTATACGGCAGCTGGCGCAGGGATATCTGTCTCAGCGTTCCGCAGAAGAAGAGAAAAAAGAATTTGTTCTCGGAGAAGACGGTATTCGTCGCAATCGTCGCAGAACAGATTGTACTCGAAAAATTGAATCACGTTTCGGAGAGGTCGAGCTGTCACGAATCGGTTATTACGGGCAGTTTGTCGGCAGCGTTTTTCCTCTGGATGCCGAGTTGAATTTGCCGCCCGACAAGTATTCACACGGCCTACGAAGTGAAATAGCGCATCTGACGGCAGTCGCTTCTTTTGACGAAACATTGGAGTTTCTGGAACGTCAGGGAGGCGGAATACTGCCCAAACGTCAACTTCAGGAAGTATCCGCAGATATTGTTCGTGATTTCAAGGAGTTTCACAAGCAACCCCTTGACTTGTCGTCCGTAATGGGCAGTATTTTAGTCATTACGGCGGACGGTAAGGGCGTATCAATGCATAATCAGGATCTGCGTCCCGCCGCCAAAAAACAAGCGGAAAAGGATCAGGATAAGAAAAAAGCCCGACTTCAGCCCGGAGAGAAAAAGGGGCGTAAGCGGATGGCGACCGTTGTCTCAGTGTATGACACATCCCCTTATCAGCGCACTCCTGAACAGCTTCTCAGTATTGACGGGGAAGTCGCACCGGAGCGTCCAGAAATTAAAAACAAGCGGGTCTGGGCGGAGATTAGGGAAGATATGGGGAACGCCCTTGACCAGGGATTCCGGGAGGCGCTTCGACGAGACCCTGAACAAGAAATGGAATGGGTTGTTCTTATCGACGGGCAGACCGATCTGGTCAGGCAGGTCGAGGTGCAGGCGGAGAAGCATGATGTAAAAGTAACCGTTATTCAGGATTTTATTCATGTTGTCGAGTACCTGTGGAAGGCGGTTCATGCTCTTTATCCAGAGAAAGAGAACGCTGAAAAACGAGAAAAGTGGGTTCAGGGCCGTACGCTTGAGATTTTGAAAGGAAACGCGCAAAGCGTGGCGAGCGGATTGCGTCGTGCGGCTACACGTAGAGGATTAGATGAAAATAAACGTATCCCTGTGGATACTGCTGCGAATTATATCAAGAAAAATCAGAAACGACTGAGATATGAAGAAGCTTTTTGA
- a CDS encoding metal-dependent hydrolase — translation MFIAHIPSGYIMSVLLLERVRHVQDFRLSFVTAGMIGSIAPDLDMAFFYLVDHRQVHHHKYVTHWPLFWLCLVAVSIVWLRLSGYSKAACLSLIFTLGGFLHLILDIFVGDIWCFAPFSDKAYAMFTVPALFKPWWMNFFLHWSFSVELIICLWALVLYRRRTERPL, via the coding sequence ATGTTTATCGCCCATATACCGTCGGGATATATTATGTCGGTCCTGCTGCTGGAGCGGGTTCGTCATGTTCAGGATTTCCGTCTATCTTTTGTTACGGCAGGGATGATAGGCTCAATAGCTCCCGATCTTGACATGGCCTTTTTCTATCTGGTTGATCATAGACAGGTGCATCACCATAAGTATGTCACCCACTGGCCGCTCTTCTGGCTGTGTCTGGTCGCTGTTTCCATTGTTTGGTTGCGGTTAAGCGGATATTCCAAGGCGGCATGCCTGTCTCTGATCTTTACGCTGGGAGGGTTCCTCCACCTGATTCTGGACATTTTTGTCGGCGATATATGGTGTTTTGCCCCTTTCAGCGACAAGGCCTATGCCATGTTTACGGTTCCCGCACTCTTCAAGCCCTGGTGGATGAACTTCTTTCTTCATTGGTCATTCTCGGTGGAACTTATTATCTGTTTGTGGGCTCTTGTGCTGTACCGTCGGCGCACTGAGAGGCCTCTGTAA